One window of Fundulus heteroclitus isolate FHET01 unplaced genomic scaffold, MU-UCD_Fhet_4.1 scaffold_715, whole genome shotgun sequence genomic DNA carries:
- the LOC105925474 gene encoding arrestin domain-containing protein 4 has protein sequence MTTIKKIEITYNAINANNTFTNGDVVCGQVTVEMAKDCQIDSLYIKFKGKAEVRWTERHGQTTHVYHSKDKYFSVRQYFIRDKNSKDDQKTLVVNQSGETYSSVVPPGIHVYPFSFQFPHQNIPSSFKGADGKIIYLLEAVLSRSMRMDSKESIAMNFVAKGDLNPVPGIMEPQHESKDKKMKLFTSGTVAMDVNLEKSGFFQGEGLKVVAFIKNDSSREIKPKYCIYRKHSFFARGKRRVHTKDLIKDVGTLIPPSASENVTKVIPIPQDAEPSILNCSIIKAEHRLRVYLDVKYASDPEIKFNIFILPAPQVPAMATAPPAASDFGNAFYGNYGNPNPPMWGFGPPQAPAGSQPGGPPPNYATYGMYPPLNDFSNKY, from the exons ATGACGACGATAAAGAAAATCGAAATTACTTATAACGCGATCAATGCCAACAACACTTTTACAAACGGTGACGTGGTTTGTGGCCAGGTAACCGTGGAAATGGCCAAGGACTGCCAGATCGACTCCCTCTACATCAAGTTTAAGGGGAAAGCGGAGGTCCGGTGGACGGAGAGGCACGGCCAGACCACCCATGTGTACCACTCCAAGGATAAGTACTTCAGCGTGCGCCAGTACTTCATCAGAGACAAAAACAGCAAGG ATGACCAGAAAACACTGGTCGTAAACCAAAGTGGAGAAACCT ACTCCAGCGTTGTGCCTCCAGGAATCCATGTGTACCCATTCTCCTTTCAATTCCCTCACCA AAATATTCCCTCCTCCTTTAAAGGTGCGGACGGTAAAATCATATACTTGTTGGAGGCGGTTTTGAGCAGATCAATGAGGATGGACAGTAAGGAATCAATCGCAATGAACTTTGTGGCAAAAGGAGACCTGAACCCAGTCCCTGGGATAATG GAACCCCAACACGAATCTAAGGATAAGAAAATGAAACTTTTCACCTCAGGAACTGTTGCCATGGATGTAAATCTGGAGAAGTCTGGCTTTTTCCAAG GTGAAGGATTAAAGGTTGTGGCGTTTATTAAAAACGATTCATCTCGTGAGATCAAGCCCAAGTACTGCATATACAGGAAGCACAGCTTCTTTGCCCGAGGGAAGAGAAGAGTCCACACTAAGGATCTAATTAAGGATGTTGGAACGCTCATCCCTCCGTCAGCCTCAGAAAATGTCACAAAGGTTATCCCCATTCCTCAGGATGCGGAGCCCTCAATCCTCAACTGCAGCATCATCAAAGCAGAGCACAGGCTCAGG GTCTACCTTGATGTTAAGTATGCTTCTGACCCAGAGATCAAGTTTAACATCTTCATCCTGCCAGCCCCTCAGGTTCCTGCTATGGccacagcgccacctgctgctTCTGACTTTGGAAATGCGTTCTATGGAAACTATGGGAATCCAAACCCTCCCATGTGGGGCTTTGGACCTCCACAAGCACCAGCAGGGTCTCAGCCTGGAGGTCCTCCACCTAACTATGCGACATATGGAATGTACCCTCCTCTGAAtgatttttcaaataaatattaa
- the LOC105925475 gene encoding arrestin domain-containing protein 3, whose translation MTIKNLQIEYDAINSRNTFSNGDTINGRIILEVSKETKVQSLLFIAKGKARVCWSEHYGQNQTHVYWADEKYYSVKHHMIRESIQDGSEVIGKGRHVFPFSFKIPDRKMPSSFHSSVGRIVHKLKAELKQSMKLTKKAKTHFIFVSKADLETPGLMVPQHESKDKTLAFSSGSVSMDVYVDKMGYKHGETLNVTIKINNNSSRSVKPKLELYEKRSFFAQGRRKLETRAILKEKAAAVEAHSGKGTVTKMITIPRELPPSILNCSILKLEYRLKVYLDIKCAANPKVKLPVVILPVDDSRERHEKQPIPPSEFGFEAFGNPHLQSRGTASQAMSLPPPYEEAAMYPSFPSDFTNPL comes from the exons ATGACCATCAAGAACCTTCAGATTGAATATGACGCCATCAACAGCAGGAACACCTTCTCAAATGGAGACACCATAAATGGACGGATCATCCTGGAGGTCTCCAAAGAAACAAAGGTTCAGTCACTTCTTTTCATTGCTAAAGGAAAAGCAAGAGTTTGCTGGTCTGAGCATTATGGCCAGAACCAAACTCATGTTTACTGGGCTGATGAGAAATACTACAGCGTGAAGCATCATATGATAAGAGAATCAATTCAAGATG GCTCTGAAGTCATTGGAAAAGGAAGACATGTTTTCCCTTTCAGCTTCAAGATACCTGACAG AAAAATGCCGTCGTCTTTTCACTCATCTGTGGGAAGAATTGTTCATAAGTTGAAGGCAGAGCTCAAACAGTCAATGAAACTGACAAAGAAGGCTAAAACCCACTTCATATTTGTGTCCAAAGCAGACCTGGAAACACCAGGACTCATg GTACCCCAACATGAAAGCAAGGATAAAACCTTGGCCTTTAGCTCCGGATCTGTTTCGATGGATGTCTATGTTGACAAGATGGGATACAAACATG GGGAGACCTTGAATGTCAccataaaaatcaataataatTCAAGTCGTTCAGTCAAACCCAAACTTGAACTGTATGAGAAGAGGAGCTTCTTCGCTCAGGGTCGACGAAAACTTGAGACTCGCGCCATCCTGAAGGAGAAGGCTGCCGCTGTTGAAGCGCATTCCGGCAAAGGAACTGTGACAAAGATGATCACCATCCCCAGAGAGCTTCCTCCGTCCATCCTGAACTGCTCCATCCTTAAACTGGAGTACAGGCTGAAG GTGTACCTTGACATCAAATGCGCTGCAAACCCAAAGGTTAAACTCCCTGTTGTCATTCTCCCTGTTGATGACAGCAGAGAGCGTCATGAAAAACAACCAATTCCTCCTAGTGAGTTTGGATTTGAAGCATTTGGAAATCCACACCTGCAAAGCCGAGGCACCGCATCACAAGCAATGAGTCTTCCCCCTCCCTATGAAGAAGCTGCCATGTACCCCTCCTTCCCCTCAGATTTTACAAATCCACTATGA